The stretch of DNA TAGATCCGATAGTGATGTCTCCGTCCTAAAACCACTATTGGCTGCCCGGAGATACGGGGTGACGTCACTACTCCCAAGTTTTGGGAACTAACGCCGACCTTACAGAGCCCCAGAACCTATGGGAGCATGGCTTCCCGTGGAATATTCCAGCTGATTTGCGCCTGGTCTTTAAAAGGAGGCGccggaaagacagaaaagaaaagagggggagacTAGGGAGCGTGGTTTGGAGGCATCCCCATCACTTCAAAGTTGTAGAGACTCATAAAACACCTTTTGGGTTCCACTGAGGTAAGATGAGATGCACTTTATGAGCTGCTTACGCTGCCATTACTTCTCTCCAATTGTGGACGgtcagtatttatttaaaaatgcaggTATGAGGCTTAGCGGCGTCGTTTGGCGCAGACGCAGTTGCGCCATTCGCAACATTTCAGAACAACGTAGAGCTGCTCTTATTTATTATCTATTTATCCTCTGATCAATTATACGATGCCTCTGGTCATTTTGTCCGTTAAGGATGCAACGGGGGACGAGAAGAGCGCGAGGCGCTGCGCAAAGGGCTTCAAagtgatgaaaaataaaagcagatcaACTTTATAACACGTGATGCATTTAAACGGATTCGTATCTGGAAACACCACTTTCCTCGTTGCTAGAACCGGGTCATCATTAACAACCATGTGTAGCGCGATGATGTAGTTAGAAGGTTTGTGCTGATGTACATAATGATGTGTAGGTCAAATTGTCTTGCAGCTTGTTGTGCCTCGCGCCAGAGAATCATGATCCTCCTGACTCCCTCCTCCGGTAGGTACCGCTTTCTCAATCTCATCTCATGATGTAAACTACCCGCAGGTTGGATCAGAGCCAGAACCTAAAGATCGAACTGAGCAGAAAAGCAGGCACCGGTGTCTTTTAATAGCTtcaattaaataaaactgaatcttgttgtaaattaaatatttattattaaagtgcacataaacatgaatatttttttataactaCTTAAAGGTGAATAATATGCATTTTAATACATTAGCTAATAATTATTCCTCTTGTGAGTAGTTTTGACTTCACATACTAGACAATTACTTAAAAAGGGGTTTCCCATCATGCTTTGCACTCATTCGGCAACAAATAAAAAGTGACCTGCTTGAATTTGCCATTGGTGACCAACACACTGTCAAAAGTGAGCGGAGAAACACGTGACAAATGCAACAACCTGTATACTGCAGCTTTGCAGATAATATTTAGTGCCAGAGAACAAAgacgtgtttgttgttgttcatctAAACACCGCGGCTCAGTGGGGGCAGAGGCAGAGTTCAGCTGGAACAACACAGCATCAGCAATTATCCCATCTTACTGACTGGGATAATGAATATACAGAATAAAGGTCATACAGCAGAGATTTCCCACCAAGAGAGCGACCGATAGTAAACTGTATGTGAGCAAACGTCATGTATGGCCTTTAACTGTCTTCTATTGACACGTGTGTAGTTACAGTGGCTGGTGTGCACTGTGTCCTTCACTCAGGCTCCGTTTGCTCAGATCTCACgtctggtacagtatgtgtcagtcCAGCCCGTGGTGTGTGTGACGAAGTCAGTACCCGTGTGTTTAGACCCCTGATCACCACATCACACGCGTCTTGATGTAACACTGACacctttgacattttaaaatgtccAAATGTAGGGATTGCTGTTGAAATGCCCCATGTAGAATATTTGGACAGATTCATGAGACAACCTTTGATTTTGCACACACCAGGCTGCACACGTTTGAATGATCAGTAACAAATACGTTTTGGTGAGTGCGCCTCTGTAATAATCATGATTCCCTGTAAGTTCTCTGCTTCTTTTCAATGAGATGATAATAATTATAgctataatataaaataaaccattaagATACTTTATAATCTTTACCCAGAAGTTTCATTCAAAGATGAATATAAATGTAAGCACTGAATGACTCCCACCCAGGCTCGTTCATGGATCAGCTGGTGCAGAATGGGGATCACAGACCTCTAACTAACGACACCGCTGTCGTGTGCTTTCAGGTTTCTTCCAGTGCACCAACGAGCTCGTCCTGACCGATAAGCTCACGGCGCTGCACATCAAGGAGTTTGTGCGTAAAAACGCCGCCAACGCTCTGTCGGTTGCCAACATGGCCATGGGCATGGCCTCCATCCTGTGCAGCCTGAACGGGTGCGTGAGCACCGATTTTCAATAACTATAACAATTCACTCAATGGTAATAATAGTACTAACATTTTTGTAGCTTCCAGTGAGTCATGTCTACTCTAATAAACTGTATTAACTTTAGTGTAAAGGCCTAAAGGTGAAAGGTTTTTACAGGAGAATCAGTATTTTCGCTTTATTTGTGTTGCTGTCGATCCTTTCAGCACTTTTCCACTGGCAAGAAGCTGCAGCTATTTTAGCCTTTGAATGGGCTGCTGTCGTCACGCAGCTCAACCCAACGCTCGCTCCTTTTCATTCAGGCACCATCACGCCGCGTGCTGGCTGGTCCTGATTGGCTACCTGCTGGATTTGGCAGACGGGGCGGTTGCCAGGCAACTTGATGCCTGCTCGGCGCTCGGTAAGTGTTTTGGTGGCGGGCTCTGAGCAGAAGATCGACTTTATGGGACGCTGGCAGGACTCGCTGTGTGGCCCTTTTGTCTGGACTGTGTGTCCGGGGCTCCAGAAAGTAATAAACAAGGGGGGAAACCGGCAGAAGATGTTCTCGAATAGTCTCACACATACAGAGTCACACATACAGACGTCTGGCAGAGTGATgcatactacagtatataatcaTATACAGATGTATTCTTTTATCCAACTTTTATATTTCTACtactctgttttttatttttgatgcGTTCAGGTCCTCACAGCTGATTTCACAGCATCACTCACGGCCCAAACATTCCGTCGCATGCCTAAAATAGCAGCCATGTGCGTTTTCTGCCCCGCCGGAGCTTTTTCCGCATGACTTCGCGGCTGGATGTTGTCGtgcccccctgctgtgtgtttcCCGCGTTGTGACCGAGCGGCCTAATTCCACCGGCTCACGTTCCAATTGTCCGCGTTATCCCGACGCTTTGACTCCCCCGCGTACCTGGAATCGCTCGGATGCGTGACCCCGGCGGCGGGAATGCCGCCCGGCCGTCGCCCCCGCGTCGCCTCGTTCCTCGTCCGATCCAAACAAGCCGGTTGGGATAAAGACGCAGAATGTTGTTTGTTGAATAGCTGCCTGTGGAGCTGACGCTGGaaattcccccccccccccccccccccccccccccccccccccttgaaCCTTGTTCAACATCACCGCTCAATCAGCTACGTGCTGTAGAGAGATCACGAGATTCCATGAGGTCAGCGGGTCAATAAGACGATGTGGGATTCAATTAAAGTAACAGGATACGTCCACATTATGTTTCTTGACGTGTGTCTGTCACTGCGTGTGTCCACATCTTCCTTGTTTCCTCCCTCAGGGGCCAAGCTGGACGACTTCGCTGACTTCACCACCTTCGGCATCGCCACGTCGTTGCTCCTGCGGACGCCCCAGCTGGTGGATAACGTCCTGTGCATGTGCTACGCCTTCTCCGTCTTCGTCcgcctctgcttcttctccagTGGTAAGTTCCgtcgacacccccccccccccgtcgctCCACTGGCCCACTTTGGACCCGTTCCTTTCTGGGCCTCAGGGATCCCCTTCATGTACCGCGGCCTGCCCTGCATCTACTCGTCGGCCATTCTGTCCAGCGCCTCGCTGCTGTCGGGCGCCAACATGGCCGTGCTGCGGGTCATCGCCGTGGCCATGATCCTCTTCATGATCCGTCAGAACTTCTACCCACACGACAGAGTGCTGGAGTCTCAGGCCTGGAAGAAAGTGGTGTACGCTGGAGGTGAGACCTCCGTAGAGACCTCAAAAATGCCAGAGCTGCTTCTGGATTAATGAGCTATTAGCTTTAGCTATCAGCTATTAGCAATCAGCTAATAGCTATTAGCCCAGCTTTTCCTAAAAGactgagcagctggagctcctTTAGTCTTGTGTCCTGCTTCCTGATTGGTTCTTAGTGACAGTGATGTTTGAGGATAATAATGATCAAACATGTGTCTGATGTTTGTGCTTTGACTCAGTTGCTTCCTTTCTCCCCACATTTCCAGGAGTCGTCATGTTGTTCTGCTCGTCCTTCTCCCCTGCGTGCATCTACTACCTGCTCTGGTCTGTCTCCTATATTTTGTTCCCAACATCCCTTTGGAGCAGAAAAGTGTAAAGAGGAAACCGACTTTGTCTGAGGCTCTAGAACAGTAGTGTTCCCTCTGTGTTCTGGCTGAACGGTGGCTTCCAGACAGGATGTTTGAGGACGATCTGGGTTGAACgcgctgcagcaccagcagcacggtCCCGATGTGACATCTCTATGAGAGAGCGCCTCAGAGAATGATGCTTAGGAGGAATATTTTAATGTCACTGGTAAAAATTAACATccgtgttttcttctttttctgtttttttttctgcattttcaaTCAAGCCTGCAAGTCCTatcctggtcctgtcctgtttTAAGATGAACTTTTAGAGTCTTTTACTGAATGTGATTATGTGGCGGCTGGACACACTATTTTGAAATCACATATTCcacacattttgaatatttcttcTTAAATATCTAGTAAAGTaacctttattttatttggctGGACATGAGAgaactgtgcgtgtgtgtgtgtgtgtgtgtgtgtgtgtgtgtgtgtgtgtgtgtgtgtgtgtgtgtgtgtgtgtgtgtgtgtgtgtgtgtgtgtgaaattaatatttaaatactgATTGAGTCCGTATCCATATAATATCATTTTTTAACTTCCGGACATTTACAGTAGCACACTCAGTTTTCCTCTGTGGGTGTTTGGATTTACACACTATAAAGCTACACTAATGTAAACATGAGCTTTCTATATGAAGAATGTGTATGAACATTAATATGTGTGCTTTTACTGTAACCTTGTACATttgtgaaatgaaaataaatatatttataaatatgtcACTGTTTAAATTGTAATGTTTAATGTGGGGCAGAactcattacattacattatattaaaatatgacTTGTTGGGTTGTCAGACTTGGTTGCTCATCCTGATGAGATCAGCCCAGCCTTTCTGTTATACTCTAATATGTTTATGACCTCAGTAACATGTATGGGCTTAGTATCAGCCAGGTGCAGTGATGAGTCCAACAGGTTCATGATGGCTGAGAAAGCAGGTCGGTCCTTGAAACTCCACATCTAACAGTACTTCATCAGGTCATAcctaaaataatataataagttAAAGGAGATAAAGCAAAGACAAGTTTTGCTCAGCTCAAAGTTTTAATAGTTATTTTATGATTATTTCAAAAATTGTTGTTTATTATGATTGTGGCTAAATTAAAGGTTTctcccactgcaccactgtcAGTCCAAGTCAAGAGGCTTGTGTTGGTGCACAGGTGGCTCTACTTACAGAGTCCAGAGACCACACGTCTCTGGCCTTTTCATTCGATAAGACCTCTGTAGCTTTggaagcacagacacaggctCCACGTCTGGGTACGGAGGAGAGCCTGAAGTAAAAACAGAGGGAACTCCTGAAGAAGATATAACATATTAAACAGACGATAGACACAATGCTTTACCTAAAGTAACCAGTTCATAGAGTAGGATTCCAAATGACCATCTAGACAAAGGGAAACATTAACGAATGACTCATTAAATTGGTAACAGACATACATgtataaaaatgtgtgtgtgtgtgtgtatgtgtgtgtgtgtgtgtgtgcgtgcgtgcgtgcgtgcgtgcgtgcgtgcgtgcgtgcgtgcgtgcgtgtgtgtgtgtgccctcaCACGTCGCTCCTGTCAATGCTGAGCTCCATCATAATCCTCTCTGGAACCTGCCATTTCAGAGGAACCTCCGCCCTCGGCCTCGCTGCCGGATCCGCGTTGCGTCCGCTAAACGCCACGCCCAGTCCAGACACTCGAGAGGCCCGAGCCAATTAAGACGTTCCTGGCAGCGGCATTCCCGTGCACCAGCCTGTGCTCCGACATCAGGTAATCCTGAGGGGGGAGGCAATTACGGCCCAAATATATCAATCTGCGGCAGCAGCACTGCAGTGAAGCAGTGTTCTGCGTGTCCCCCTTTGTTCCATAGGAGGAACGTGGATCCTCTGTGGTGCACAGTGATGTTTGCATCACAGAACGACATCAGCTCAtgttattttagtctgttgGTAATAACTGGGCTCCACAGAATGATTCACCAGGCCGGCTGCAACCTCCTTCGCACCTCTGAGGGTTTTAACCACCACAGCGGCTGAAGCTCCATCCCGCGTCTTCAGCAGACCTTTAAATGGGGCCATAGCGACCTGCTATGACCTGCTCCTCTGTTCAGACAGGCGCGTTCTTAGGTTGACTCATGTAACGAACACTCGATTTTGAAGATCCTTTGAATGGTTCGCACCGGTTGAAAAGTGAGCTGAGTCGAGGCTCCGCCCTCTCCGTTTGTTCTTCCAGAGGCTGCAGAAAATCAGAGACACCACAAATACTGTGGCGAGAGCCAACAGGGATGGGATGAAGATCAGGGTGAACGGGCCCGAGGACTCGTCTGGACAAAGGGACAGAAGTAATGAGAGATCATCAAACGTAGCAGAGGCGCATCATCCAGCTGTTTACAGTGCAGCCGTCTTACAGCACACGGGCAGTGACGTATCGTTGCTACAGATTGCCTCCGCgtccatgaggaggaggatttcaAACATCAACAGCGGAGACGGTTACGACGCCCTGCACAAAGTCAAACCAATGGAATAATACACCATGAATGAATTAACTGTAGCTGCTATCAGTCTTTTCCTACCTGACCATCGGTGCCCATGAGTTCGTGTGACCAGCCATTTCCAGCCTcataatataaacaaagaaaccGACAAGAAGCTGAGAAGTTAAAACATAACAGCGGCGACCTCGTTATCAGCTGCCTTCAGAATATCGACTCGTccttgtgtgtctgcctgcgaGGGCGCTGACCGGAGGGCTGAGCTGGAAAGCTGAGTGGATGTTAATCATTAGCAAAGGACAGAATGATAACAGCAACAGGTGCCGATCTCACGCCTACTGTTACCGTCACTGGAGTTCACTGATTAAACTGTGGCAAACGTGCAAAGTGTTGGCTGCTTTTTATGTTACGTAGTGTGGAGAAATGGGATAAACTCAAATCTAGGTGTGAGAACCTGGAGTGACTTAAACAAGAATTCACTGTATGAAACTCAAAGACTAACTTCATGGGTATACATTATTGATGTTTATTTGTAAAGGGTCAACAGtacatcatatatatatatatatatatatataattttttgtGCAGAGAATTTGACAATATTGggctttaaaatatttttaacaattcCATAAATGTATGGGTTGATAAATTATCTAAGACTGTAACAGTAGCATATAGTGTTGCTGATAGGCACGTGTAATGCCTCAATACAGCCACAAGAGGGAGACACTGCACAACAAACCCTTTCTACAAACAATCGCCTCAGGTTTGGGACAGGGAACGTTTCAAACCTCTGAACAAACCCCAAACTTCTAATCTACACAACAGAGCTTCATAGTCCCTTTGAAGTTGCACCCTATTGCGTTAGCTTCAGAATATAAGCGCTTAATCAACATTTCTACGACAAAATATGTGTCTCTTTGAGGGAACTCCGCCTTGTTTAACACACCATGGAAACCAAACTCCGGCGCTTCGAATCAAATAAGACCCGCCCCCTGCCGTTCCCAATTGGCTGATTGCCGTTGCTTTAGGACAACCCCTCGCATCTGATTGGACCGAAGCTGTCGTAGTCACCAGCTCGACGCGGAAaacgattaaaaaaaagttatggAGCGAAGCCTAATCGGATCGCGTCTGTTGCATGTTACTGCGtagttttttaataaacaagAAATCCCCAGCGAGTCCGCGGAGCCGCGGGGCGGAGCGCAGAGCGCGCGGCGGATTCCGAGGAGCAGCGCTTCGGGGCTTTTAAAGGGATCTGGCACCCGCCCGGACCGCGGCAGGACCAGGTATGTTTTCCCGTTTCCAGGGACAGCCCTGCTGAtgtcacggaggaggagggcagcgaACGAGGACAGGTGCGCAGCATAAAGTTACGTCTTCGCTCGACTTGGACAAAGAACCGAGGAGTAACCGTGAACAGCTGATTCATTGAGTTTTGGAACTTTTTTCAACCAGTCTTTTCGGTGTTTTCGTTTCCGCCTTGCACAGTGTTACCGATTCACCTGgcggtttttttttttgccccctCCACGCCAAGTGGAACGTACGTTCACTCCACGCCAGGGGAACGCACGCGCTCCGCCGTTTCATCACGCGCGGCTCCATCGCAGCTCGCGCCGCCGCGGATCGGGGTGTGGGATCGAGGCGCctcagcatcagaatcagcgCTTTCCTCTTCAATGCGACACTGACGCAGGCCGGTCTCGCATCCGCGTCGCAGACAGGTGATGCTCGGCTGATTCTACGGAAGCGCTGGGTGTCGGATGACGGAGTTTGACGGGAGAAGCGCTTTGCTCCCGGGATGTAATACGACCTAACGAGGAGCCCCAACTTCCAGAATCTGCCATGATTGTTCCGTGCGTCACTGCGTCTTAGGGTCACAGCGGGTCGCGCGCTGAAGGACAATCGCAGTCGGACTTGCTCTCGGGTTCAGCATCAACAATGTCCAAGacgctgaagaagaagaaacactggTCCACGAAAGTGCAAGAGTCCACCGTGTCGTGGGCCGGATCCGGGGACTTCGTGGCGGCGGTGGAGGTGCGAGGCGGCGCGGAGCTGGGGGAGTTCCCGCACCTCGGACACATGGTTCCGGAGGCGGCGGTGTGCAGCGACGGGAGGCTGCCCGTCAGCGGGGacgtgctgctggaggtgaacGGCACTTCGGTGAGCGGACTCACCAACCGAGACACGCTGGCCGTCATCCGCTACTTCGGGCAGCCCGTCCGCCTCAAGACCGTCAAACCAGGTGCGTGCGCCCATGCTGCTCGTCAACAGCGACGATGATGATGCCCCCGTTTAAAAAACGGGTTGTTCCGGGAGAGCGACCCGAAATGTTAAGAGACAGGCGTGACGCGTGGAGCGGTATGAGCGGCGCCTGCAGAGTTAGTAGTGTTTCCATTGGTAGTATTTCTACGGGGTCTGAGGTGCGTTTGTCTCGGCGCGTGTTCGCGTGGATGGCTGCGTTTGACGCGGGCGCTTTGGAAACACTTTGCGGGGATTTGTTAACAGTTGCTCCGCCGGCTTAGCTGGCGGCGTCGAGGTGAGGCCGAGCCTGATTGAGGCAATTACGCCCGTATCCTCACACCCCCCCCTGGAGACACCTCTGCTGTGCCGTGAACGCAGCGCCCTGGCGGTTCCCCCTGACCTCGTGTCGTGCAGTGATGCTCAGGCTCcactgacacccccccccccccccacgggtTCCCTGCTGTGTGCTTATGTCTCTGTCCCCCGTCCCCGTGTTTAATTCATGCGCCATCCATCTTTTATGGCCGCTCGGTGCCCAGATGAGGTGAGCCCGTGGGTGGATCAGATGTCGGCGACTGGAGTAGGTGTGTAAACTAGTTTTTTTGGGTGAGTTTTTTAGGAGACACGTCGCTCATGCGTTGGTTTCACATGCGTATACGATGCGTAAACTGTGCGTTTCCTTTTGCTTCCTGTAGTGATTCCCACTGAAGGCAGTCTCGTTACGTACCTGCCGTAACATTTAATCCCACAGCCTGTGGATCAAACGGTTTTAAGTCCTtgcttagagaccttctctttAAATCATCTCTGGAGTCAGTCGAGACAAAACCCCAGAAGTTTCTCCTGAGTGGTTTTCTGGCTGCAGACCAACCAGTGCAGCTCCCACTCTGAACAGGGCAGGAGGGAGTCACGCTGAGGGGACGACCCCGCGTCCTCATCCCAGAGCGCGGTGTCTGCATGAGACCTGCATGTTTTAGCCTCGCGGAGCTTAATGGATGCACCAGTATAATGGACACTGGG from Betta splendens chromosome 7, fBetSpl5.4, whole genome shotgun sequence encodes:
- the tmem269 gene encoding transmembrane protein 269, with amino-acid sequence MILLTPSSGFFQCTNELVLTDKLTALHIKEFVRKNAANALSVANMAMGMASILCSLNGHHHAACWLVLIGYLLDLADGAVARQLDACSALGAKLDDFADFTTFGIATSLLLRTPQLVDNVLCMCYAFSVFVRLCFFSSGIPFMYRGLPCIYSSAILSSASLLSGANMAVLRVIAVAMILFMIRQNFYPHDRVLESQAWKKVVYAGGVVMLFCSSFSPACIYYLLWSVSYILFPTSLWSRKV
- the si:ch73-206d17.1 gene encoding LOW QUALITY PROTEIN: tyrosine-protein kinase STYK1 (The sequence of the model RefSeq protein was modified relative to this genomic sequence to represent the inferred CDS: inserted 2 bases in 1 codon; substituted 1 base at 1 genomic stop codon), coding for MAPFKGLLKTRDGASAAVVVKTLRGAKEVAAGLDYLMSEHRLVHGNAAARNVLIGSGLXRVSGLGVAFSGRNADPAARPRAEVPLKWQVPERIMMELSIDRSDVWSFGILLYELVTLGSPPYPDVEPVSVLPKLQRSYRMKRPETCGLWTLYDLMKYCXMWSFKDRPAFSAIMNLLDSSLHLADTKPIHVTEVINILEYNRKAGLISSG